Proteins co-encoded in one Xylanivirga thermophila genomic window:
- a CDS encoding helix-turn-helix domain-containing protein has protein sequence MKKISRHGYSSLFFKYLVSYIVILTISVIAVTGIMRGSFVNMFDKQLITDNLNTLNRLMYVIDNQLSQMQKTALQIEINKNLRPVNLNDNPTKVFTVKNELANYVATNNFIENIFLYYRSDEYIYSSFGSCSTTMFIDDVYNYGSWNKITFYEDINSISSNTVYYSNNAAGKQNRNFIFLYPLPANSMHPYATSLFIVPEKSFKNIMKSTLKDWTENTIILDNDNRIITSINDNEYIYTEEFSKAVETLGNSRKVKNLNIDGKKYLLFSIYSDNTSWRYISIVPIYKTREEISNMQMKLIYSIILVWVFVGIIAYFISRLNYRPIKNLDAYAKMIWSGNKEGLNEVETVKETLKFLSDKNIQLDQKLKSEEIARNEHLLTKILKGEIGTVYEVNQKGRDIGVIFTKDNYRVSMLKFSYGSDILCNIKGNVIKFIEESLPNQCEAYIRDHIDGDKASLIISYAQEDEKNILKALDQIKGSIKEKWNIVLTIGVGGEYNSIHDIPKSYIEACTALDFRFVKGNSTIIFYEEMTKEQSNCNSYPHEDIAKLEVFIKQGDTDNIETILGRLIDFIKDQDTPIFIARRICYDIINIVMRTMNEIYKEFAFVNAKYPDVFALREFETVDQFVDIIKIICYDICNYVKENQYKKCEQMLRNILDYIDENYTHCNFSIQNMADRFNMSTSGISQYFKDQTGQNILDYVSYLKIEKAKKLLMETGIPVKDVCKDIGYYNVSSFIRRFKQMTGLTPGEYRKNNVI, from the coding sequence GTGAAAAAAATAAGCAGGCATGGTTATTCTTCACTGTTTTTCAAGTATCTAGTTTCATATATTGTTATCTTAACAATCTCGGTTATTGCAGTTACTGGAATTATGCGTGGTAGTTTTGTCAATATGTTTGATAAACAGCTTATAACAGATAATTTAAATACTCTCAATAGGCTCATGTATGTTATAGATAATCAGTTGAGTCAAATGCAAAAAACTGCATTACAGATAGAGATAAACAAGAATTTGAGACCAGTTAATCTAAATGATAATCCTACAAAGGTATTCACCGTAAAAAATGAATTGGCAAACTATGTTGCTACAAATAACTTTATAGAGAATATATTTTTATATTACAGAAGTGATGAATATATTTATTCATCATTTGGCTCATGCTCTACTACTATGTTTATTGACGATGTCTATAATTATGGTAGCTGGAATAAGATTACTTTTTATGAAGATATTAATTCAATTAGTAGTAATACCGTTTATTATTCCAACAATGCAGCAGGAAAGCAGAATAGAAATTTTATATTTTTATACCCGTTACCTGCAAATAGTATGCACCCATATGCTACTTCTTTATTTATCGTACCGGAAAAATCGTTTAAGAATATAATGAAGAGCACCTTAAAGGATTGGACAGAGAATACTATTATATTGGATAATGATAATCGTATTATTACTTCAATAAATGATAATGAATATATATATACAGAGGAATTTTCTAAAGCAGTAGAAACATTGGGAAACTCTAGGAAGGTTAAAAATTTAAATATAGATGGAAAAAAATACCTACTGTTTTCTATATATTCGGATAATACTAGTTGGAGATATATATCGATAGTTCCAATTTATAAGACTAGAGAAGAGATTTCTAATATGCAAATGAAATTAATATATAGCATTATCTTAGTATGGGTATTTGTAGGCATAATTGCATATTTTATTTCAAGATTGAATTATAGGCCTATAAAAAATCTTGATGCATATGCAAAGATGATATGGAGCGGTAATAAAGAGGGCTTAAATGAGGTAGAGACGGTTAAAGAAACGTTGAAATTTTTGTCGGATAAGAATATACAACTGGATCAAAAATTAAAAAGTGAGGAAATTGCACGAAACGAGCATCTACTTACCAAGATTTTAAAAGGAGAGATAGGTACTGTTTATGAAGTTAATCAAAAGGGAAGAGATATAGGTGTTATATTTACTAAAGATAACTATAGAGTAAGCATGCTAAAATTTAGCTATGGTTCAGATATACTTTGCAATATTAAAGGGAATGTTATAAAATTTATTGAGGAGTCATTGCCCAATCAATGTGAGGCATATATAAGAGATCATATAGATGGTGATAAGGCATCTCTGATAATATCATATGCACAGGAAGATGAAAAAAACATACTAAAAGCATTGGATCAAATAAAGGGATCCATAAAGGAAAAATGGAATATAGTACTTACGATAGGAGTGGGAGGGGAGTATAATTCCATACATGATATTCCAAAATCATACATCGAGGCATGTACTGCACTAGATTTTAGATTTGTAAAAGGGAATAGCACTATCATATTTTATGAAGAAATGACAAAAGAACAGAGTAATTGTAATTCATATCCACATGAAGATATAGCTAAACTAGAGGTATTTATAAAACAAGGGGATACAGATAATATAGAAACTATTTTAGGCAGATTGATTGATTTTATTAAAGATCAAGATACACCAATATTCATTGCAAGGAGAATCTGCTATGATATCATAAATATTGTAATGCGTACTATGAATGAGATATACAAAGAATTTGCATTTGTAAATGCAAAATATCCGGATGTATTTGCGCTTAGAGAGTTTGAAACAGTTGATCAGTTTGTAGATATAATAAAGATCATATGCTATGATATTTGCAATTATGTGAAAGAAAATCAGTATAAAAAATGTGAACAAATGCTTAGAAATATACTTGATTATATAGATGAGAATTATACCCATTGTAATTTTTCTATACAGAATATGGCAGATCGGTTCAATATGTCTACATCTGGTATTAGCCAATATTTCAAAGATCAAACCGGACAGAATATTCTTGATTATGTTTCATACTTGAAAATAGAGAAGGCTAAAAAGCTATTGATGGAAACTGGCATACCTGTAAAAGATGTTTGTAAGGATATAGGTTATTACAATGTGTCTAGTTTTATAAGGCGTTTTAAACAGATGACAGGGTTAACACCAGGAGAATATAGAAAAAATAATGTGATATGA
- a CDS encoding DUF4091 domain-containing protein encodes MAITCGLENQAYKYVYGVYNRWIPPFDPDKEMHITCGKNDWSAVQLLLYSEKDMMVCVNEDSCFYERGPIDIVRVMVDVPGIDRNDIDVKLIGLIKDDDRQEKSDVLLDTPFIYVQSRKVQPVWIEIKISKEMKPGVYKPQIKVFSRQMFEDEKLIRTLNYTINVVDVTINDEKSFYLDLWQHNSNIARKYDLSLWSGKHFEIMENYIKTMADLGQKSISVVVSDIPWSGQNSAYIATSPSNMFEYSIVRIVLNKNGEWQYDFSSLNRYIKLCMKYGIDQEIEVFGLINIWVNEDAGYSKVIEDYDDGIRIRYFDEASGTYRYMKRKSQLADYIKKLEQNFIENGWIEKVRILGDEPSDLEILKNRLREIKSMAPSFQFKICINNVSVMEENLPGVVDYVPKLMCICHDYDRAMRIKEDIDGKLLFYLSCWPKTPNTFICSPLIESRIIPWLTLYMKFDGFLRWAYTAWPDDPLEEISYRYPRWPAGDTCFVYPGKDGKPLLSLRYKNLQRGIRDYEIFQAYIRQNGKEALNDRMRKVFYWETNSVFHPDSKKKAEDLYALDYESYEQITGNILNDLQKDR; translated from the coding sequence GTGGCAATTACATGTGGATTGGAGAATCAGGCATATAAATATGTATATGGTGTTTATAATAGATGGATCCCACCATTTGATCCTGATAAGGAAATGCACATAACCTGTGGGAAAAATGATTGGAGTGCAGTACAGCTATTGCTCTATTCAGAGAAAGATATGATGGTATGTGTAAACGAGGATTCATGTTTTTATGAGCGGGGTCCCATCGATATAGTAAGGGTTATGGTAGATGTACCCGGAATAGACAGGAACGACATAGATGTAAAATTAATAGGTCTTATAAAAGACGATGATAGGCAGGAAAAATCTGATGTGCTCCTTGATACGCCATTTATATATGTACAATCAAGAAAGGTTCAGCCGGTCTGGATAGAGATAAAGATCAGCAAGGAGATGAAACCAGGCGTATATAAACCTCAGATAAAAGTGTTTTCAAGGCAGATGTTTGAGGATGAAAAGCTAATAAGGACATTGAATTATACAATTAATGTAGTAGATGTAACTATAAATGATGAAAAATCTTTTTATTTAGATCTATGGCAGCATAACTCTAATATAGCAAGAAAATATGATCTATCACTATGGAGCGGTAAACATTTCGAGATAATGGAGAATTATATAAAGACTATGGCAGATTTAGGACAAAAATCTATTTCTGTAGTGGTATCCGATATCCCGTGGTCAGGGCAGAATTCTGCATATATTGCTACTTCTCCATCTAATATGTTTGAATATAGCATTGTAAGAATTGTATTGAATAAAAATGGTGAATGGCAGTATGATTTTAGCTCACTAAATAGATATATAAAACTATGCATGAAATACGGTATTGATCAGGAAATAGAGGTATTTGGTCTTATAAACATATGGGTAAATGAGGATGCAGGATATAGTAAGGTTATAGAGGATTATGATGATGGTATCAGGATACGATATTTTGATGAGGCATCGGGAACCTATAGGTACATGAAAAGGAAGAGTCAACTGGCAGACTATATAAAAAAATTAGAGCAAAACTTTATTGAAAATGGTTGGATTGAAAAGGTTAGAATATTAGGCGATGAACCTAGTGATTTAGAAATATTAAAGAATAGGTTGAGGGAGATAAAATCTATGGCCCCTTCCTTCCAGTTTAAGATATGCATAAATAATGTTTCTGTAATGGAGGAAAACCTACCGGGAGTGGTAGATTATGTACCCAAGCTTATGTGCATATGCCATGATTACGACAGAGCCATGAGAATAAAAGAGGATATAGATGGAAAATTGTTATTCTATCTATCGTGCTGGCCTAAGACGCCCAATACCTTCATATGTTCACCTCTAATTGAGAGCAGGATAATACCATGGCTGACACTATACATGAAATTTGATGGATTTCTAAGATGGGCATATACGGCATGGCCTGATGATCCATTAGAAGAAATTTCATATAGATATCCAAGATGGCCGGCTGGTGATACATGCTTTGTATATCCTGGGAAGGATGGCAAACCGCTGTTGAGTTTGAGATATAAGAATCTACAGAGGGGGATAAGGGATTATGAAATCTTTCAAGCATATATAAGGCAAAATGGTAAAGAAGCATTGAATGATAGGATGAGAAAGGTTTTTTACTGGGAAACAAATAGCGTATTCCATCCCGATTCCAAAAAGAAAGCTGAGGATCTTTATGCATTGGATTATGAAAGCTATGAACAGA
- a CDS encoding sulfatase family protein: MNKNGKYPNMVFVLPDQFRRQAMGFWSKEEYTNVLNGTSDPVYTPNIDKFADEGIVFSQAISIQPVCSPYRGMLMSGRFPRQNGVNLNCKAGRDSSLREDIDCFTDILAKVGYSLGYIGKLHLDKPLPHFDMEGKYVGEGGGYFSDGSPEGATTCWDMYTPKGPKRHEIDYWYSYGTFDVHKHPHYWDNYGIKHEVNMWSPKHEADKAIEYIKNTAGQRDLERPFCLFVGMNPPHSPYDSVDDTDGEMYEKYYSPSVVKDISDLLNRGNVTGNIAKDKVRYYFSHITGVDRQFGRILDAIDDCKITDNTIVVFLSDHGDMMGSHNLLTKNVPFEESIGVPFIIRYPDKLEHRIEDLLLTPVDIMPTILGLIGLREDIPEDVQGIDYSSLLISPEYCNIKKPESALYIFDAEGDILQRGLRTNRYTMVIECNIKSNTTNIKLYDNIQDPYQMHSLALGDINKETMYFLAKELGYWLKKANDIWYENRLCSDFIKYP, from the coding sequence ATGAATAAAAACGGAAAATATCCTAATATGGTATTTGTGCTGCCAGATCAATTTCGTCGTCAAGCAATGGGGTTTTGGTCTAAGGAAGAGTATACAAATGTGTTAAATGGTACAAGTGATCCTGTGTATACCCCAAATATTGATAAGTTTGCTGATGAAGGCATAGTATTTAGTCAAGCTATAAGCATTCAACCTGTATGTAGTCCATACAGGGGTATGCTCATGTCCGGGAGATTTCCTCGGCAAAACGGTGTAAATTTAAACTGTAAGGCAGGACGGGATAGTAGTTTGAGAGAAGATATAGACTGTTTTACAGATATATTGGCAAAGGTAGGGTATAGCTTGGGGTATATAGGAAAATTACATCTTGATAAGCCTTTACCGCATTTTGATATGGAAGGAAAATATGTTGGAGAAGGTGGCGGATATTTTTCTGATGGTTCACCTGAAGGTGCAACAACTTGCTGGGATATGTATACGCCAAAAGGTCCAAAAAGACATGAAATAGACTATTGGTATTCATATGGTACATTTGATGTACATAAACATCCACATTATTGGGATAATTATGGGATAAAGCATGAAGTAAATATGTGGTCTCCAAAGCATGAGGCAGATAAGGCGATAGAGTATATAAAAAACACTGCAGGACAACGGGATCTCGAAAGGCCATTTTGTTTGTTTGTGGGTATGAATCCTCCGCATAGTCCGTATGATTCTGTAGATGACACTGATGGAGAGATGTATGAAAAGTATTATTCACCTTCAGTTGTAAAAGATATCTCAGATCTTTTGAATAGGGGGAATGTTACAGGAAACATTGCAAAGGACAAGGTAAGATACTATTTTTCTCATATTACAGGTGTGGATAGACAGTTTGGGCGTATATTAGATGCAATAGATGACTGTAAAATTACAGATAATACAATTGTGGTATTTTTATCTGATCATGGAGATATGATGGGGAGTCATAACCTTTTAACCAAGAATGTACCTTTTGAGGAATCCATAGGGGTACCGTTTATTATAAGATATCCGGATAAATTGGAACACAGAATAGAAGATCTATTGCTGACTCCCGTGGATATCATGCCTACCATCTTGGGACTTATTGGATTAAGGGAAGATATACCTGAAGATGTTCAAGGAATTGATTACTCTTCTTTACTTATATCTCCGGAATATTGTAACATTAAAAAGCCGGAATCTGCCCTCTATATTTTTGATGCAGAAGGGGATATACTACAGAGGGGATTGCGTACTAATAGATATACCATGGTCATTGAATGCAACATAAAATCCAATACAACAAATATTAAACTGTATGATAATATCCAGGATCCATATCAGATGCATAGTTTGGCATTAGGTGATATAAATAAAGAAACTATGTATTTTCTTGCTAAAGAATTGGGTTATTGGTTAAAAAAAGCAAATGATATATGGTACGAAAATAGGTTATGCTCAGATTTTATAAAATATCCGTAA
- a CDS encoding extracellular solute-binding protein, which yields MKKYRHLCIILALVMLISLTISGCKGKDKDSEQTNKDNDIVEDKKEKDEKNKEDTSKTGYPIVDEKTTLKIVSRKRHDVKNFDELKFFEDLEAKTNVHIDWEVIPNEGWEEKKGLIFASGSLPDAFFGNGIIDDIALVKYSSQGLIKPIETYIDECCPNFSKLVKENTEYLKLITAPDGHVYGIPTISEAEPDVSAPLFINTKWLKDCGKDMPTTTDEFYDVLKTFKGKDLNGNSKKDEIPFSFRYGDANTGMDSLFGAFGVLDNKSHLMVTDDDEVQFTAIQPGYKDAIKYFYKLSSEGLIDNEAFTHDLQVMTSKIKNDEHILGAFFGWSLNWAFNTTDVEYERVAPLKGPNGDQMWNCAKTSEISNKTSFCITSACKEPEVAMRWVDLMYDVDTAVQSKFGLIGYSLKENSNGKLEFAKAPEGMTINEYKHQHVPGVSGMGVFTKEMRDRFEAMTPSLEEKYELDKIYEPYLPKKVYPDVFFTLDEAEEISTLQTDILDYVDQMCAKWITQGGVDEEWDAYVKRLEGMGLDKMIKIRQDAYDRFLAAK from the coding sequence ATGAAAAAGTATAGGCATTTATGTATTATACTTGCTTTGGTGATGCTAATTTCGTTGACAATTAGTGGTTGCAAAGGAAAAGATAAAGATTCAGAGCAAACTAATAAGGATAATGATATAGTAGAAGATAAAAAAGAGAAAGACGAAAAAAATAAAGAGGATACAAGCAAGACAGGGTATCCTATAGTAGATGAAAAAACTACTTTAAAAATTGTAAGCAGAAAAAGACATGATGTGAAAAATTTTGATGAGTTAAAATTTTTTGAAGATTTGGAAGCAAAGACGAATGTGCATATAGATTGGGAGGTCATACCAAATGAAGGCTGGGAGGAAAAGAAGGGTTTGATATTTGCCAGTGGTAGTTTACCCGATGCATTTTTTGGCAATGGCATAATTGATGATATTGCCCTTGTAAAATACAGCTCACAAGGTTTGATAAAGCCTATTGAAACGTATATTGATGAGTGTTGTCCCAACTTCAGTAAATTAGTAAAGGAGAATACAGAATATTTGAAGCTGATTACAGCACCGGATGGACATGTATATGGTATCCCTACAATTAGTGAAGCAGAACCGGATGTTTCTGCACCACTTTTTATTAATACTAAATGGCTTAAGGATTGCGGTAAGGATATGCCTACTACTACTGATGAATTTTATGATGTTTTAAAGACGTTTAAAGGCAAAGATCTGAATGGAAACAGTAAAAAAGATGAAATTCCATTTTCATTTAGATATGGGGATGCAAACACTGGTATGGACTCTCTTTTTGGGGCGTTTGGAGTGTTGGATAATAAAAGTCATCTGATGGTAACTGATGATGATGAAGTACAATTTACAGCGATACAGCCAGGATATAAAGATGCTATAAAATATTTCTATAAGTTGTCTTCAGAAGGGCTAATAGATAATGAAGCCTTTACCCATGATCTGCAGGTTATGACTTCAAAGATAAAAAACGATGAACATATTTTAGGAGCATTTTTTGGATGGAGTCTTAATTGGGCGTTTAATACAACGGATGTAGAATATGAACGGGTTGCCCCCTTAAAAGGTCCAAATGGAGATCAGATGTGGAATTGTGCAAAAACATCGGAAATATCCAACAAGACATCTTTCTGTATAACTTCAGCATGCAAAGAACCAGAGGTTGCAATGAGATGGGTTGATTTGATGTATGATGTGGATACTGCTGTTCAATCAAAATTTGGTTTAATAGGTTATTCACTTAAAGAAAATAGCAATGGGAAATTGGAATTTGCAAAGGCGCCAGAGGGTATGACAATAAACGAATATAAGCATCAGCATGTACCCGGGGTATCTGGTATGGGCGTATTTACTAAGGAGATGAGAGATAGATTTGAAGCTATGACCCCATCTCTAGAGGAAAAATATGAATTGGATAAGATATATGAACCTTATTTGCCTAAGAAAGTGTATCCAGATGTATTCTTTACATTGGATGAAGCAGAGGAAATATCTACGCTACAGACTGATATACTTGATTATGTGGATCAGATGTGTGCAAAATGGATTACACAAGGCGGTGTTGATGAAGAATGGGACGCCTATGTAAAGAGATTGGAAGGTATGGGATTAGATAAAATGATAAAGATCCGCCAGGATGCATATGACCGATTTTTAGCCGCTAAATAA